In one Thermoanaerobacterales bacterium genomic region, the following are encoded:
- a CDS encoding dipicolinate synthase subunit B, protein MSLKGVKIGLALTGSFCTLHTVMGEIEKLVNQGAELIPIVSREVAVLDTRFGTAASWLQRLKQIAGRDPIATITDAEPVGPQKLLDVLVVAPCTGNTMAKLANAITDGPVLMAIKAQLRNQRPVVLAISTNDGLGLNARNLGVLLNTKNLYLVPFGQDNPREKPNSLMARIDLLIPAIEEALAGRQIQPVLISYH, encoded by the coding sequence ATGTCGTTGAAGGGCGTTAAGATAGGTCTGGCGCTGACGGGCTCATTCTGCACGCTGCATACCGTTATGGGGGAGATCGAGAAGCTTGTCAACCAGGGGGCGGAGTTAATTCCGATCGTCAGCCGGGAGGTCGCCGTACTCGACACACGGTTTGGAACGGCGGCATCATGGCTTCAGCGTCTGAAACAAATCGCCGGCCGCGACCCCATTGCCACGATCACGGATGCCGAACCGGTTGGTCCGCAGAAGTTGCTTGATGTCCTGGTCGTCGCGCCCTGCACCGGGAACACCATGGCCAAGCTGGCCAACGCCATCACCGACGGACCGGTCCTGATGGCCATCAAGGCGCAGCTTCGAAACCAGCGGCCTGTGGTTCTGGCCATTTCAACAAATGACGGTCTCGGTCTGAACGCGCGCAACCTTGGCGTGTTATTGAACACAAAGAACTTGTATCTGGTGCCCTTCGGGCAGGATAATCCGCGGGAAAAACCGAATTCCCTTATGGCACGGATTGACCTCCTCATCCCGGCCATCGAGGAGGCCCTTGCCGGGCGCCAGATCCAGCCGGTTCTGATTTCATATCATTGA
- the dpsA gene encoding dipicolinate synthase subunit DpsA, with protein sequence MELAGLRISILGGDNRGIYAAAELAARGADVLVYGLPLPPEAPAVKPCDDLRVAFNESDALVIPLPGFDDEGRLPVLNGDAPLVSKSLLALIPSHVPVFSVFARPFLRRAAEQLNLRVIELVNLDEFAIWNSIPSAEGAIQMAMDATPITIHGSASWVLGFGRTGMTLARMLAGIGAKVTVVARNPAARARAEEMGYAACSFETMRPAISSADIIFNTVPALVLDEDTLSILKPAVHICDLASAPGGTDFGAAARLGIQATLAPSLPGKVAPKTAGQIMARIIARLLLNDAPGIAKRGGAQHVVEGR encoded by the coding sequence ATGGAGCTGGCAGGGTTAAGAATCAGCATTCTGGGCGGAGATAACCGCGGGATCTATGCCGCGGCTGAACTGGCCGCCCGCGGGGCGGATGTTCTCGTTTACGGCCTGCCCTTGCCGCCCGAGGCGCCTGCTGTGAAGCCCTGTGACGACCTCAGGGTGGCCTTCAACGAGTCCGACGCCCTCGTTATCCCCTTACCGGGTTTCGATGACGAAGGCCGCCTCCCGGTCCTGAACGGGGATGCGCCGCTGGTTTCCAAGAGCCTTTTGGCCCTGATTCCGTCACACGTACCCGTCTTCAGCGTGTTTGCGCGTCCGTTTCTGCGCCGTGCCGCCGAGCAGTTGAACCTACGTGTCATTGAATTGGTCAATCTGGATGAATTTGCCATTTGGAATTCCATTCCCTCAGCCGAGGGCGCCATCCAGATGGCAATGGATGCGACGCCGATCACCATTCACGGCAGCGCCTCCTGGGTGCTCGGATTCGGCCGTACGGGCATGACCCTGGCGCGCATGCTGGCGGGCATTGGGGCGAAGGTCACGGTGGTCGCCCGTAACCCGGCAGCCCGTGCAAGGGCGGAAGAGATGGGTTACGCGGCCTGTTCCTTTGAAACCATGCGGCCGGCCATAAGCAGCGCCGACATTATTTTCAATACCGTCCCCGCCCTGGTGCTGGATGAGGACACCCTGTCAATTCTAAAGCCGGCGGTCCATATCTGCGACCTGGCCTCGGCCCCCGGCGGCACCGACTTCGGCGCCGCGGCCAGGTTGGGCATCCAGGCCACGCTGGCCCCGTCCCTCCCGGGAAAGGTGGCCCCTAAGACGGCCGGGCAGATTATGGCCCGTATTATCGCGCGCCTGCTCCTCAATGACGCCCCTGGCATCGCGAAACGGGGGGGTGCCCAGCATGTCGTTGAAGGGCGTTAA
- the dapB gene encoding 4-hydroxy-tetrahydrodipicolinate reductase, with protein sequence MVRVVVSGASGRMGREVVRAVTREKDLELVGAVDVSHIGEDCGVLAGLEPNGVLVADDLSALLEEFKPDVMVDFTAPTAVAKNVICALEAGVRPVIGTTGMPAADLERIMRLAEERRIGGLVAPNFAIGAVLMMRFAAMAAKFFPTVEIIELHHDQKIDAPSGTAVQTAEMIAAVREDFRANTGREELKLAGARGAEYRGGLRIHSVRLPGLVAHQEVLFGGQGQTLTIRHDSITRESFMPGVILAIRRVMGLDRIVYGLDKLIFE encoded by the coding sequence TTGGTTCGAGTAGTCGTATCCGGCGCCTCCGGCCGCATGGGCCGCGAGGTCGTCCGTGCCGTTACGCGGGAAAAGGATCTTGAGCTTGTCGGAGCCGTGGATGTCTCCCACATTGGTGAAGACTGCGGTGTGCTCGCCGGGTTGGAACCGAATGGAGTCCTGGTGGCGGATGACCTGAGCGCTCTCCTGGAGGAATTTAAGCCCGACGTAATGGTGGATTTCACCGCCCCCACCGCGGTTGCGAAAAACGTTATCTGCGCCCTGGAGGCGGGCGTACGGCCGGTAATCGGTACCACGGGCATGCCGGCGGCGGACCTGGAACGCATTATGAGACTGGCCGAAGAGAGGCGTATCGGGGGCCTGGTGGCCCCGAATTTTGCTATCGGGGCCGTCCTGATGATGCGGTTTGCCGCCATGGCGGCAAAGTTCTTCCCGACCGTTGAAATCATTGAACTCCACCACGACCAGAAGATTGACGCGCCCTCGGGGACAGCCGTGCAGACGGCCGAGATGATCGCCGCCGTGCGCGAAGACTTCCGCGCCAACACCGGCCGGGAGGAACTGAAGCTCGCCGGGGCGCGCGGGGCCGAATATCGCGGGGGGCTGCGTATCCACAGTGTCCGCCTGCCCGGCCTTGTGGCCCACCAAGAGGTACTCTTCGGCGGCCAGGGTCAGACGCTGACCATCCGGCATGATTCGATAACGCGGGAATCCTTTATGCCCGGCGTGATTCTGGCCATCCGCCGGGTGATGGGTCTTGACCGTATCGTATACGGTCTGGACAAGCTGATATTCGAATAG
- a CDS encoding YlmC/YmxH family sporulation protein, translated as MRIRDLVGKEIVNIFDGARLGVVGESDLILDPETGQIHSIILPRRANLLNMWLDRQQLVLPWDCVRKIGSEVIVVDLDQTTARISRFAL; from the coding sequence TTGCGGATCAGAGACCTTGTGGGGAAAGAGATCGTCAATATCTTTGACGGGGCACGCCTCGGCGTGGTCGGAGAGTCGGACCTGATACTCGACCCCGAGACGGGCCAGATCCATTCTATCATTCTGCCCCGCCGGGCCAATCTCCTGAACATGTGGCTTGACCGGCAACAACTGGTGCTGCCCTGGGACTGCGTACGAAAGATCGGCAGCGAGGTCATTGTGGTCGACCTTGACCAGACTACGGCCCGCATCTCGCGTTTTGCCCTTTAG
- the dut gene encoding dUTP diphosphatase: MRVRVKRLSPLLGVTVPEPAYATAGAAGMDLAACLESPLTLGPGERELVPTGLAIELPSRAFVALVFPRSGLAARRGVTLANAVGVVDADYRGEILCPLINLGPDPVTITPGDRIAQVLFLPVATAALEWVEKLSPSVRGDGGFGSTGM, encoded by the coding sequence ATCAGGGTACGGGTCAAACGGCTTTCGCCCCTGCTCGGCGTGACGGTTCCCGAGCCCGCTTATGCCACGGCCGGGGCGGCCGGAATGGACTTGGCCGCCTGCCTGGAAAGCCCCCTCACGCTCGGGCCCGGGGAAAGGGAACTCGTACCCACCGGCCTGGCGATAGAGTTGCCGTCCCGCGCCTTTGTGGCCCTTGTCTTTCCCCGCAGCGGCTTGGCGGCGCGGCGCGGTGTCACCCTGGCCAACGCCGTGGGGGTCGTCGACGCCGACTACCGGGGGGAGATCCTCTGCCCGCTGATCAACCTCGGCCCCGACCCCGTCACCATCACGCCGGGCGACCGGATCGCCCAGGTCCTCTTTCTCCCCGTCGCCACTGCGGCCCTTGAATGGGTGGAGAAGCTCAGCCCAAGCGTACGCGGGGACGGCGGTTTCGGTTCCACGGGTATGTAA
- a CDS encoding pitrilysin family protein — protein sequence MPQISTLENGVRILTEYIPHVRSASIGVWIAVGSRDEPEDVSGISHFIEHVLFKGTERRTAKEIAEALDAVGGQLNAFTTKEYTCYHAKVLDEYFPLAVDILTDMLFFSCFNQDDIEREKNVIVEEIKMYEDAPDELVHDVLASTLWQGHALGRPIIGHVDVVQRLLRDDLRYFYGRHYRTGRRVVIAAAGNIDHARVVSILSPVFADLSGTARERELKTPVGHGSFICRNKETEQVHLCLGTQGLALNHECIYQLQVLNTILGGGISSRLFQRIREDLGLVYSIYSYHSAYRDTGVFAIYAGLSAANVDRVLDLICAEIEDIRTHGITSEELKRSQDQLKGNFLLSLESVNARMSRLGKYELYLGRVPSPEEVVARVQAVTVEEVRDLARRLLRPEKMCLAAIGPWTGEDGWHAALGRLK from the coding sequence ATGCCGCAGATAAGTACCCTGGAGAACGGGGTACGGATCCTGACCGAATACATTCCGCACGTCCGCTCAGCCTCGATCGGTGTGTGGATCGCTGTCGGCTCCAGGGACGAGCCGGAAGACGTCAGCGGAATTTCACACTTTATAGAGCACGTCCTGTTTAAGGGTACCGAGCGGCGCACGGCGAAAGAGATCGCGGAGGCCCTTGACGCCGTCGGGGGCCAGCTTAACGCCTTCACTACCAAGGAATACACCTGCTATCACGCCAAAGTGTTGGACGAGTACTTCCCCCTGGCCGTGGATATCCTCACCGACATGCTCTTTTTCTCATGCTTCAACCAGGATGACATTGAACGCGAGAAGAACGTTATCGTCGAGGAGATCAAGATGTACGAGGACGCGCCGGACGAACTCGTCCACGACGTCCTTGCTTCCACTCTCTGGCAGGGCCATGCCCTTGGACGTCCGATCATCGGGCACGTTGACGTGGTTCAGCGTCTGCTTCGGGACGACTTGCGGTACTTCTACGGGCGCCACTATCGCACCGGCCGGCGGGTGGTTATCGCCGCGGCCGGGAATATCGACCACGCCCGGGTCGTATCCATCCTGTCCCCCGTATTCGCCGATCTTTCGGGGACAGCCCGGGAGCGGGAGCTTAAAACGCCGGTGGGGCATGGGAGTTTTATCTGCCGCAACAAGGAGACGGAGCAGGTTCATCTTTGCCTGGGAACACAAGGACTGGCGCTCAACCACGAATGTATCTACCAGTTGCAGGTGCTCAACACGATCCTCGGAGGCGGGATCAGTTCCCGGTTGTTTCAGCGTATCCGCGAGGACCTGGGCCTGGTTTACAGCATCTATTCCTATCATAGCGCCTATCGTGACACCGGGGTCTTTGCCATATATGCAGGCCTTTCCGCCGCGAACGTCGACCGTGTCCTGGACCTTATCTGCGCCGAGATCGAAGACATCCGCACGCACGGTATCACATCCGAAGAGCTTAAACGCAGCCAGGACCAGCTCAAGGGCAACTTCCTCTTAAGCCTTGAGAGCGTGAACGCCCGTATGAGCCGGCTGGGCAAGTATGAACTCTACCTGGGCCGCGTCCCGTCACCGGAGGAAGTGGTGGCCAGGGTCCAGGCCGTCACGGTGGAAGAGGTGCGAGACCTGGCCCGGCGCCTGTTGCGCCCGGAAAAAATGTGTCTGGCGGCCATCGGTCCCTGGACCGGCGAAGACGGCTGGCATGCCGCCCTGGGGCGGTTGAAGTAG
- a CDS encoding polysaccharide deacetylase family protein — MRRKMLTILLAAICLPVVGGYLLALNHATRPVVQEPVCEGSRASARIALTVNVDWGEEYLPLILETCAAKNVRLTFFITGRWAEKFPDMVRRISAAGHEVGSHGYAHPHPDHLSVDGNLRDIRRAEDVLTRILGVRPRLYAPPYGERGPAVLQAAESAGYRTVLWSVDSVDWRHRDRAYIVRRVTGRAHNGAIVLMHPTEATAAAMPELIESLKDKGYELVTVSELIAD, encoded by the coding sequence GTGCGCCGCAAAATGCTGACTATTCTCCTGGCTGCCATATGCCTCCCGGTTGTGGGGGGCTACCTTTTGGCCCTGAACCATGCCACGCGCCCCGTGGTCCAGGAGCCGGTCTGCGAGGGGAGCAGGGCCTCGGCACGGATCGCGCTCACGGTCAACGTTGACTGGGGAGAAGAGTATCTCCCCCTGATTCTTGAGACCTGCGCTGCGAAAAACGTCCGCCTGACCTTCTTTATCACGGGGCGCTGGGCCGAGAAGTTTCCCGATATGGTCCGCAGGATTTCGGCGGCGGGCCACGAGGTGGGGAGCCATGGGTATGCCCATCCGCACCCGGATCACCTGTCGGTGGACGGCAACCTGCGTGACATCCGGCGGGCGGAAGATGTTCTCACCAGGATACTCGGAGTGCGGCCGCGGCTTTACGCACCTCCTTACGGCGAGCGCGGTCCCGCCGTCCTCCAAGCGGCCGAGTCGGCCGGCTATCGTACGGTCCTATGGAGCGTCGACTCCGTGGATTGGCGCCACCGTGACCGTGCTTATATCGTCCGCCGCGTGACCGGGCGCGCCCACAACGGGGCGATCGTCCTTATGCATCCCACCGAGGCCACGGCGGCCGCTATGCCGGAACTCATCGAAAGCCTTAAAGACAAGGGATATGAACTGGTGACCGTTTCCGAACTGATTGCGGACTGA
- a CDS encoding polyribonucleotide nucleotidyltransferase, with translation MTPEKVIKRDLIVGGRELSVEIGRVAGQASGAALARYGDTVVLSTATHAQLREGLDFFPLTVDFEERHYAVGRIPGSFLKREGRPGEKAILSARIIDRSIRPLFPKQFRRDVHIVNTVLSVEQDCAPIVAALFGTSCALAVSDIPFNGPVGGVIVGRVDGRLVINPTLEQSVHSDMHLTLAGHRDAVNMVECGAYEVPEEVILEAIAFGHEEIKRIVAFIEDLRAECLAAGLAKEKLVVETVEPDPELVAAIKPGAADRIKETVLYCRDNRLEKKPREELLEKVKEELRTQALEAFPEQEAVIREIVDSAEKEVFRTLIARDKVRIDGRATDEIRPIKVEAGVLPRTHGSGLFQRGQTQVLSVVTLGAVSDEQILDNLSPEESKRFMHHYNFPSYSTGETRPIRSPGRREIGHGALAERALEAVIPPEDTFPYTLRIVSEVLSSNGSTSMGSVCGSTLALMDAGVPIKAPVAGIAMGLIMEGEDFTILTDIQGIEDHLGDMDFKVAGTTKGITALQMDIKISGVKQGILSRALAQGRQARLYILDRIRELLPAPRPELSPLAPRVLHTVINPDKIREVIGPGGKVIRKITEETGADIDIEDDGRCFITAPDGESAKKALSIIEAITAEVEVGKIYLGRVTKCTDFGCFVEVIPGVLGLPGKEGLVHISQLAPVRIRAVEDVVKEGDQILVKAIGYDQQGRLKLSKKEAMTPEERAAAGEQPGAGGAPAPRREREHRPRMRGGRDR, from the coding sequence ATGACGCCGGAAAAGGTTATCAAACGCGACCTGATAGTCGGGGGACGCGAGCTTTCGGTTGAAATCGGCCGCGTGGCGGGACAGGCCAGCGGCGCGGCTCTGGCCCGGTACGGCGATACGGTGGTGCTTTCCACGGCCACCCATGCCCAGTTGCGCGAAGGCCTGGATTTCTTCCCTCTGACAGTGGACTTTGAGGAGCGGCATTACGCTGTCGGGCGCATCCCCGGAAGCTTTTTGAAACGGGAGGGGCGGCCCGGGGAGAAAGCCATTCTTTCGGCGCGCATCATTGACCGCTCCATTCGCCCGCTCTTTCCGAAGCAGTTCCGCCGGGACGTTCATATCGTCAATACGGTGCTTTCCGTCGAGCAGGATTGCGCGCCCATCGTGGCCGCGCTGTTCGGCACCTCATGCGCTCTGGCCGTCTCGGATATTCCTTTTAACGGCCCGGTCGGCGGGGTCATCGTGGGGCGGGTCGACGGGCGCCTGGTTATCAATCCGACCCTGGAACAGTCCGTTCACTCCGATATGCACTTGACGCTGGCCGGGCACCGGGACGCCGTCAACATGGTTGAATGCGGCGCGTACGAGGTGCCGGAAGAGGTCATCCTTGAGGCCATCGCCTTTGGACACGAGGAAATAAAGCGGATTGTCGCGTTCATAGAAGACCTCCGCGCCGAGTGTCTGGCCGCGGGCCTTGCCAAGGAGAAGCTTGTGGTGGAGACGGTCGAGCCGGACCCCGAACTCGTGGCGGCGATCAAGCCGGGCGCCGCCGATCGGATCAAGGAGACCGTGCTCTACTGTCGGGACAACCGTTTGGAAAAGAAGCCGCGTGAAGAACTTCTGGAAAAGGTAAAGGAAGAACTCCGCACCCAGGCCCTTGAGGCTTTCCCTGAACAGGAAGCCGTGATCCGGGAGATCGTCGACAGTGCGGAAAAAGAAGTCTTCCGCACCCTCATCGCGCGTGATAAAGTGCGCATTGACGGGCGCGCCACCGATGAGATCCGCCCGATTAAGGTGGAAGCCGGCGTTCTTCCCCGGACGCACGGGTCCGGTCTCTTCCAAAGGGGACAGACGCAGGTCCTTTCGGTGGTTACGCTCGGGGCGGTCAGTGACGAACAAATCCTGGACAACCTCTCGCCCGAGGAATCAAAGCGTTTTATGCACCACTATAACTTCCCGTCCTACTCCACCGGGGAAACCCGCCCCATACGGTCTCCCGGCCGGCGGGAGATCGGCCATGGCGCCCTCGCCGAACGGGCCCTGGAGGCCGTGATTCCACCCGAGGACACGTTCCCCTACACCCTGCGGATCGTTTCAGAGGTCCTCTCATCCAACGGGTCGACGTCTATGGGCAGCGTCTGCGGCAGCACCCTGGCGCTGATGGATGCCGGTGTTCCGATCAAGGCTCCGGTGGCCGGGATCGCCATGGGCCTCATTATGGAGGGCGAGGACTTCACCATCCTCACCGACATCCAGGGGATCGAGGATCACCTGGGCGACATGGATTTCAAGGTGGCCGGCACCACCAAGGGCATCACCGCGCTCCAAATGGATATCAAGATCTCCGGCGTAAAGCAGGGAATCCTTTCGCGGGCGCTCGCCCAGGGGCGGCAGGCACGCCTTTACATTCTGGACCGCATCCGCGAGTTGCTGCCGGCACCGCGGCCGGAGCTGTCGCCGCTGGCCCCGAGGGTACTGCATACCGTGATCAACCCGGATAAGATCCGCGAGGTCATCGGTCCCGGCGGGAAGGTTATCCGGAAAATAACCGAGGAGACGGGAGCCGACATCGATATTGAGGACGACGGGCGATGCTTCATTACCGCGCCCGACGGCGAGAGCGCGAAGAAAGCCCTCTCGATCATTGAGGCCATCACGGCCGAGGTGGAGGTCGGGAAGATCTATCTTGGCCGCGTTACCAAGTGTACGGATTTCGGATGTTTCGTGGAGGTTATTCCGGGCGTTCTCGGACTTCCCGGCAAGGAGGGTCTGGTGCACATCTCGCAGCTGGCGCCTGTCCGCATCCGGGCGGTCGAGGACGTCGTCAAGGAGGGCGACCAGATCCTCGTTAAGGCCATCGGCTACGACCAGCAGGGCCGCCTGAAGCTTTCGAAGAAGGAGGCCATGACCCCGGAGGAACGTGCCGCCGCCGGGGAACAGCCGGGAGCAGGAGGCGCCCCGGCACCGCGAAGGGAAAGGGAGCACAGGCCAAGAATGCGCGGCGGACGGGACAGGTAA
- the rpsO gene encoding 30S ribosomal protein S15, with protein MLSPEKKQSIIKEFRTHEQDTGSPEVQVAILTERINQLTEHLKSHKKDFHSRRGLLKMVGQRRALLNYLRENEFERYRTLIERLGLRK; from the coding sequence ATGCTGTCCCCGGAAAAGAAACAGTCCATTATCAAGGAGTTTCGTACCCATGAACAGGACACCGGTTCCCCGGAGGTGCAGGTGGCCATCCTCACGGAGCGCATTAACCAGCTCACGGAGCATTTGAAGAGCCACAAGAAGGACTTTCATTCCCGTCGCGGCCTGTTGAAGATGGTCGGCCAACGCAGGGCGCTTCTAAACTACCTGCGGGAAAACGAATTTGAACGCTATCGGACTTTGATCGAACGCCTGGGACTGCGCAAGTAG
- a CDS encoding bifunctional riboflavin kinase/FAD synthetase yields the protein MNVYTRFQSLKAHYPHLMLGLGNFDGVHAGHQALIRALVQRCRVTGSVPGIFTFHPHPVAVLRPKDAPLLLLSPGTKQELMSRMGIDVFLSIPFDLEFARMQPEEFVRLVLVDELGVDGVFVGYNYTFGHRGAGDPPLLESLGMVMGFEVCVIPPVTIEGQVVSSTLIRRLLSEGKVRQAARYLGYEPFIEGTVVGGDQRGRGLLGFPTANIEMPAGLVVPPDGVYAVRVLIGGETFLGVANIGLRPTFKGQNKTRNIEVHVFDFAGDLYGESIRVLFRDRLRGERKFASPEELSRQIEADIMRARAVHAE from the coding sequence ATGAACGTCTACACCCGATTTCAGTCCTTAAAAGCACACTATCCGCACCTGATGTTGGGCCTGGGCAACTTCGACGGTGTTCACGCCGGCCATCAGGCTCTCATTCGGGCGCTGGTGCAGCGATGCCGGGTGACCGGATCGGTGCCGGGCATTTTCACCTTTCATCCGCACCCGGTGGCCGTTTTGCGGCCCAAGGACGCTCCGTTACTTCTTCTCTCCCCCGGCACGAAACAGGAACTAATGTCCCGCATGGGGATAGACGTTTTTCTTTCCATCCCGTTCGACCTGGAATTCGCACGGATGCAGCCCGAGGAGTTTGTCCGCCTCGTGCTGGTTGATGAACTGGGTGTCGACGGCGTTTTCGTAGGTTACAACTACACGTTCGGGCATCGTGGGGCCGGGGATCCGCCTCTTTTGGAATCATTGGGAATGGTTATGGGCTTCGAGGTGTGCGTTATTCCTCCGGTGACCATCGAGGGGCAGGTGGTTTCAAGCACCCTGATCCGCCGTTTGCTTTCTGAAGGTAAGGTACGGCAAGCCGCTCGTTACCTGGGTTACGAACCCTTCATCGAGGGTACGGTTGTGGGCGGCGACCAGCGCGGGCGCGGGCTGCTGGGTTTCCCCACCGCCAACATCGAGATGCCTGCCGGGCTGGTTGTGCCGCCGGACGGCGTGTACGCGGTAAGGGTCTTGATCGGCGGCGAGACCTTCCTTGGAGTGGCGAACATCGGTTTGCGCCCGACCTTCAAGGGGCAGAATAAAACAAGGAATATCGAGGTCCACGTCTTTGATTTCGCCGGCGACCTTTACGGGGAATCCATCCGCGTGTTGTTCCGTGACCGGCTCCGCGGCGAGCGTAAGTTTGCGTCACCGGAAGAGCTTTCCCGGCAGATTGAGGCCGATATTATGCGGGCCCGGGCTGTCCACGCCGAGTAG
- the truB gene encoding tRNA pseudouridine(55) synthase TruB, whose translation MEGILNLLKPPGMTSHDAVAYLRRLTGVRRIGHTGTLDPGAAGVLILCLGRTTRLARFLEPADKRYRAEITFGLSTRTQDAFGEPVAEADAGRLTGEALEQVLTGFVGSLEQVPPMTSAIKQGGRKLYELAREGRDVERAPRRVTIYSLSLIRVSRLGTPRPRAVFDVHCSKGTYIRTLCADIGAALQLPAYMSFLIRTAVGGFKLATTLTLEQVAQDVRAGSLPRRLLPPDKALAAFPVVLVRESAVRAVKNGARLFRPGAVNWPEGAVRFVRLHDAHGLLGVAEWREGHDKDKVWLQPVWITAEGREGDTRLK comes from the coding sequence ATGGAGGGCATCCTTAACCTGCTCAAGCCCCCCGGCATGACATCCCATGACGCCGTCGCCTACCTCCGGCGCCTGACCGGCGTTAGAAGAATCGGGCACACCGGGACGCTGGACCCGGGAGCAGCGGGGGTGCTCATCCTTTGCCTGGGCCGGACCACACGCCTGGCCCGGTTCCTGGAGCCCGCCGACAAGCGCTATCGCGCCGAAATCACGTTCGGGCTGTCGACGCGCACCCAGGATGCCTTCGGTGAACCGGTGGCGGAGGCCGATGCCGGGCGCTTGACGGGCGAGGCCTTGGAGCAAGTGCTGACGGGGTTTGTCGGGTCCCTGGAGCAGGTCCCTCCCATGACATCAGCCATCAAACAGGGGGGGCGCAAGCTGTACGAGTTGGCGCGTGAAGGCCGGGATGTGGAGCGCGCGCCACGCCGTGTGACCATCTACAGCCTGTCGTTGATCCGGGTTTCGCGTCTTGGAACCCCTCGACCACGGGCGGTCTTTGACGTGCATTGTTCAAAAGGGACCTATATCCGGACCCTTTGCGCCGATATCGGCGCCGCTCTGCAGCTTCCGGCCTACATGTCCTTCCTGATACGCACGGCGGTGGGAGGCTTTAAGCTTGCCACAACGCTCACCCTCGAGCAGGTGGCGCAGGATGTACGGGCGGGATCACTGCCCCGGCGGTTGCTGCCGCCAGATAAGGCCCTGGCAGCCTTTCCAGTGGTTCTTGTGCGGGAGTCGGCGGTGCGCGCCGTTAAGAACGGCGCCCGCCTCTTCCGCCCGGGGGCGGTTAACTGGCCGGAAGGCGCGGTGCGCTTCGTGCGCCTGCATGACGCACATGGCTTGTTAGGTGTGGCCGAATGGCGTGAGGGGCACGATAAAGATAAGGTCTGGCTGCAGCCAGTGTGGATCACCGCCGAAGGCCGAGAAGGAGACACAAGGTTGAAATGA